The Shewanella zhangzhouensis genome has a window encoding:
- a CDS encoding M61 family metallopeptidase, with translation MEQKLTAFLPLSLFISTCAFAGVDYHIDLSSPTHHLAKVEVHFPKVEAGDFPVNLPVWRTGKYQVLPLADGVRAFQAMDANGNAVPWRRSASGEWVLSLPEASEVTVSYQLYADELGLRTRHIDASHAYLDASSVFMYSPQFRDQELSVSLKVPEGWQSYSGMSKGDGAHSFVAPNYDVLVDSPIETGISHHRSFSSAKRDYELVVWGEGNYDLDKMVTDLTKLGTQASAIWDGFPFERYVYMVHATSGARGATEHLNSTVIQLPRFMFRERKDYLRFISTASHEFIHTWNVKAYRPAGLVPYDYQHEGLTSLLWIAEGSTSYFQHQLLARAGVITAKELLEDIAGRIDRHQQTPGREIQSVAEASLGEWVAQGGDYAHNHSVNIYSEGYMASMALDMAILSDTKLKHSYRDVHRVLYRDFAVPKSYRVEDVKGILTQLTGKDYGPWWHSHIDSPMALDFDELLSRAGLRLVYGKDDSDGKAKVYPGFSLVSGSLKLQTLDRGGKAWEAGLVAGNELVAINGLKVTAEGFEKRLADFKAGDSITVSYFADDSLRQTTLELGERPEGKAALKPLAKVSDKQKAFFKAWLGIDWPFDKKGEFKKS, from the coding sequence GTGGAACAAAAGTTAACTGCCTTTTTACCCTTGTCACTGTTTATTTCGACTTGCGCATTTGCCGGTGTGGATTATCACATCGATCTTTCTTCTCCGACCCATCATCTGGCCAAAGTTGAAGTACATTTTCCCAAGGTGGAGGCCGGAGACTTTCCGGTGAATTTACCCGTGTGGCGTACCGGTAAATATCAGGTATTGCCACTGGCTGACGGCGTGCGCGCCTTCCAGGCCATGGATGCCAATGGCAATGCTGTGCCCTGGCGGCGAAGCGCCAGTGGCGAGTGGGTATTGAGCCTGCCCGAGGCATCAGAAGTGACTGTATCCTATCAGCTCTATGCCGATGAACTTGGGCTCAGAACCCGTCATATCGATGCTTCCCATGCTTATCTGGATGCCAGCAGCGTATTTATGTACAGCCCGCAGTTTCGGGACCAGGAACTCAGTGTCAGTCTCAAGGTTCCGGAAGGCTGGCAAAGCTATTCGGGCATGAGTAAGGGCGATGGCGCCCACAGTTTTGTGGCGCCCAACTACGATGTGCTGGTGGACTCGCCCATTGAAACCGGCATCAGCCATCATCGCAGTTTTTCGTCCGCCAAACGTGACTATGAGTTGGTTGTGTGGGGTGAGGGCAATTATGACCTGGATAAAATGGTCACCGATTTGACCAAGCTTGGCACCCAGGCCAGCGCCATCTGGGACGGTTTTCCCTTCGAACGTTATGTCTATATGGTTCACGCCACCAGTGGTGCCCGCGGTGCCACCGAGCATCTCAATTCCACCGTTATCCAGCTGCCGCGTTTTATGTTCCGCGAGCGCAAGGATTACCTGAGATTTATCTCCACCGCCTCCCACGAGTTTATCCATACCTGGAACGTGAAGGCCTATCGTCCGGCCGGTCTTGTGCCCTATGACTATCAGCACGAAGGACTGACTTCTTTACTGTGGATAGCCGAAGGCTCCACCAGTTATTTTCAGCATCAGCTGCTTGCACGGGCCGGTGTTATCACCGCCAAAGAGCTGCTCGAAGATATCGCCGGGCGTATTGACCGTCATCAGCAAACCCCGGGCCGTGAAATCCAATCGGTGGCCGAGGCCAGTCTCGGGGAGTGGGTCGCCCAGGGGGGTGATTATGCCCATAACCACAGCGTAAACATTTACTCGGAGGGGTATATGGCGTCGATGGCGCTGGACATGGCTATCCTCTCTGACACCAAGCTTAAACACTCGTATCGTGATGTGCACCGGGTCTTGTACCGCGACTTCGCGGTGCCAAAGAGCTACCGCGTCGAGGATGTCAAAGGCATTCTGACCCAACTGACCGGCAAGGACTATGGCCCCTGGTGGCACAGTCATATCGACTCCCCCATGGCGCTGGATTTTGATGAGCTGCTGTCCCGTGCCGGTTTGAGACTGGTTTATGGCAAAGACGACAGCGACGGCAAAGCCAAAGTCTATCCGGGCTTCAGTCTGGTATCCGGCAGCCTAAAGCTGCAAACCCTCGATAGGGGTGGCAAGGCATGGGAAGCTGGATTGGTTGCCGGTAACGAGCTGGTTGCCATCAATGGCCTCAAGGTTACCGCCGAGGGTTTTGAGAAACGTCTGGCCGATTTCAAGGCAGGCGACAGTATCACTGTGTCCTATTTTGCCGATGACAGCCTCAGGCAAACCACTCTGGAGCTTGGCGAAAGACCCGAAGGTAAAGCCGCGCTCAAGCCGCTGGCGAAGGTGTCAGACAAGCAAAAGGCCTTCTTCAAGGCCTGGCTTGGCATTGACTGGCCGTTCGACAAGAAAGGTGAGTTTAAAAAGAGTTGA
- a CDS encoding tetratricopeptide repeat protein, which produces MRFILLALSLLILCLSHLAFARDLKSEEVELRESPQQIFNRVNASLPLPPSVLETRAAFSAYAREQGLSVEELAELLALIARANLQPNVENANKAQDLELIVSSLEKSAATPYEKAMALMLRGRMLGRLELKFEEAAGYFIQALTQDQESQSLTSQVLRLNLHEQLGSMYLMINQDVTALVHLQKFRDQAYQLRDDYLIANAEAELGKYYNKKQELTKALQHYSEALRLSDQEHHPFQRAFLQMQLAKVYRDLGQHSEALSHAHDAAETFGQIGSENYLSATLTVIAMTHAGNNEWNKAIDYYLNALQVDRRSGNYSALARNFHNLGEAYGELGELELALNYLQQANQMFAERKMKHFLVYNEVLIAETFCKLSQWQPCREHADIAYNLARQQSLNDVLIESLSQKVIAAKALADLQDALDFQQQIISLQQEEAAPQIAANPSTSALTEQKLRLDLHQKNEQLQESHAHLRERTILLAGSLMLVLTLATMVWHYRRSRRELKAKIASLKHKLPLDGATAHPGFPALRSAIKSPKTKAVALLRIDSLCESDIKLGHKRMVEAAKETANAIEKLPGIKTYVIRPGLVGLSFDEPIQAADALLFNLRNQLPHIEGRLRLSFINLPLLPNPELFIPDNNHIEVLELAMAGALSLDEDKDLYVTLWALDFTPSAVFSHPLYLHLEKSIGRGLIRVETNGDKDKIAWPQWQTPATADDPLIN; this is translated from the coding sequence ATGCGATTTATTTTATTGGCTTTATCGCTGTTAATTCTGTGTTTATCCCATCTTGCATTCGCAAGAGACCTCAAGTCGGAAGAAGTTGAACTTAGAGAGTCACCGCAGCAGATTTTTAATCGTGTCAATGCGTCGCTTCCGCTGCCCCCATCAGTGCTTGAAACCCGTGCCGCATTCAGTGCTTACGCCAGAGAGCAAGGCTTATCGGTAGAAGAACTCGCCGAACTGCTGGCCCTGATTGCCCGTGCCAACTTGCAACCCAATGTTGAAAATGCCAACAAAGCCCAGGACCTTGAGCTGATTGTCAGCTCGCTGGAAAAATCGGCGGCTACACCCTACGAAAAAGCCATGGCCCTGATGCTCAGAGGTCGGATGCTGGGCAGGCTTGAACTCAAGTTTGAAGAAGCGGCCGGCTATTTCATTCAGGCGCTCACTCAGGATCAGGAGAGCCAGAGTCTGACCTCGCAGGTGCTGAGACTCAACCTGCATGAGCAGCTCGGTAGTATGTATCTGATGATCAATCAGGACGTGACCGCTCTGGTACATCTGCAGAAGTTCCGGGACCAGGCCTATCAACTTCGCGATGACTATCTGATAGCCAATGCCGAAGCCGAGCTTGGCAAGTACTACAACAAAAAACAGGAACTGACCAAGGCGTTGCAGCATTACAGCGAGGCTTTGCGGCTGTCGGATCAGGAACATCATCCTTTCCAACGCGCGTTTCTCCAGATGCAGCTGGCCAAGGTATATCGTGATTTAGGGCAACACAGCGAAGCCCTGAGCCATGCCCACGATGCTGCCGAAACCTTTGGCCAGATAGGCAGTGAAAACTACCTGTCGGCCACCCTGACCGTCATCGCCATGACCCATGCAGGTAATAACGAGTGGAACAAGGCAATCGACTATTACCTCAATGCCCTTCAGGTCGACAGACGCAGTGGCAATTATTCCGCACTTGCCCGTAACTTCCACAACCTGGGTGAAGCCTATGGGGAGCTGGGTGAACTCGAACTGGCGCTGAATTATCTGCAGCAGGCCAATCAGATGTTTGCCGAGCGGAAAATGAAGCACTTTTTGGTGTATAACGAAGTCTTGATTGCCGAAACCTTCTGTAAGTTATCCCAATGGCAGCCCTGCCGTGAGCATGCAGACATTGCATACAACCTCGCCCGTCAGCAGTCCCTCAATGATGTACTTATCGAGTCGCTCAGCCAAAAAGTAATTGCTGCCAAAGCCCTGGCCGACTTGCAGGATGCGCTGGATTTCCAGCAGCAAATCATCAGCCTGCAACAAGAAGAAGCCGCCCCTCAGATTGCTGCCAACCCGAGCACATCGGCACTGACCGAACAAAAACTGAGGCTGGATTTACACCAAAAGAATGAGCAGCTGCAAGAGAGCCATGCCCATCTCAGGGAGCGCACTATACTGCTGGCCGGCAGCCTGATGCTGGTGCTCACGCTGGCAACCATGGTTTGGCACTATCGTCGCTCACGCCGGGAGCTTAAGGCCAAAATCGCCTCGTTAAAGCATAAGCTGCCTCTGGACGGAGCCACGGCACACCCGGGTTTTCCGGCCCTTCGCAGTGCGATTAAAAGCCCAAAGACCAAGGCAGTGGCACTGCTGCGAATAGACAGCTTATGTGAATCTGATATCAAACTTGGCCATAAGCGCATGGTGGAAGCAGCAAAAGAAACAGCAAACGCCATTGAAAAACTGCCTGGTATCAAAACCTATGTCATACGCCCGGGTCTTGTCGGCTTAAGTTTTGATGAACCCATCCAGGCGGCGGACGCGCTGCTCTTTAACCTCAGAAACCAACTCCCCCATATCGAAGGCAGGCTGCGGCTTAGCTTTATTAACCTGCCGTTGCTGCCGAATCCGGAACTTTTTATACCGGATAACAATCATATAGAAGTGCTTGAATTGGCAATGGCCGGGGCCTTGTCACTGGATGAAGACAAAGATCTATACGTCACCTTATGGGCGCTGGACTTTACGCCCTCAGCGGTTTTCAGCCATCCGCTGTATTTGCATCTGGAAAAAAGCATCGGCCGCGGCCTGATTAGGGTGGAAACCAACGGCGACAAAGATAAAATAGCCTGGCCCCAATGGCAGACACCTGCGACAGCGGATGATCCATTAATTAATTGA
- a CDS encoding GGDEF domain-containing protein: MKDANEAISQITLLKQKLHSAKVALDELNEDRNAKLQTLLQFISNLSLACKGQNLELDNRLAKLRHQLTTYEKLDDALPDIVEVERLLKGQYHHVMAQLEDSRAGLGRVVRQIQRVESAPDKLKKEVAYFKQDLSKPLHTVWEYIPKVEKLMAFYEEILSAQFKSGEPLAVLPKHRQLAHELAQIISEIEFRKDQRDQVLVIKEMLAGEIDVEGLMDAYQTILSLLVDNIAREKSASQEFLYALNDALSAVREVVSDSYNHTQRSHQLKHQLNREINSRVDNVGEAIVDIEDITTLKFQITEQLSSLRSALSRKEALEQREQALLRKSMETMRKELNELAEEASNYKERLFEQQKLNLLDTLTQLPNRAALEERMEQEFRSFQRHKHPLWVAVADIDHFKSINDNFGHSTGDKTLQVIAMALKNSLRDTEFVARYGGEEFVLLIPEVSDTDIVQLLNRVREKVKNIPFKFKNQRITVTVSIGAARVMDNELIHETFERADAALYKAKHESRDRVIIDC, encoded by the coding sequence ATGAAGGACGCCAACGAAGCGATTTCGCAAATCACGCTACTCAAACAGAAACTCCATTCTGCAAAGGTGGCGTTGGATGAGCTCAATGAAGATCGCAACGCAAAGTTGCAAACCTTGCTGCAGTTCATTTCCAATCTGAGCCTGGCCTGCAAAGGGCAGAATCTCGAGTTGGATAACCGACTTGCCAAATTACGCCATCAACTGACCACCTACGAAAAGCTCGACGATGCGCTGCCGGATATTGTCGAAGTTGAGCGCTTGCTCAAGGGCCAATATCACCATGTAATGGCACAGCTCGAAGACAGCCGCGCGGGCCTTGGTCGGGTCGTACGCCAAATTCAGCGTGTCGAGTCCGCACCCGACAAACTCAAAAAAGAAGTCGCCTACTTTAAACAGGATCTCTCCAAGCCTCTGCACACCGTGTGGGAATATATCCCCAAGGTCGAAAAGTTGATGGCGTTTTACGAAGAGATACTGTCGGCACAGTTTAAGTCCGGTGAACCTTTGGCAGTGCTGCCGAAACACCGTCAACTGGCCCATGAGCTGGCCCAGATCATCTCCGAAATCGAGTTTCGCAAAGACCAGCGCGATCAGGTGCTGGTGATCAAAGAAATGTTGGCCGGCGAGATAGATGTTGAGGGGCTGATGGATGCCTATCAAACCATACTGTCGCTGCTGGTTGATAATATCGCCCGTGAGAAAAGTGCCTCTCAGGAATTCCTCTACGCCCTGAATGATGCCTTGTCTGCGGTGCGCGAAGTCGTTTCAGACTCTTATAACCATACCCAGCGCAGTCATCAGCTCAAGCATCAGCTCAATCGCGAGATTAACTCCCGGGTCGATAACGTGGGCGAAGCCATAGTGGATATCGAAGATATCACTACGCTCAAGTTTCAAATTACCGAGCAGCTCTCCAGCCTGCGCTCGGCGCTGTCCCGCAAAGAAGCCCTGGAACAAAGAGAACAGGCGTTGCTGCGCAAGTCGATGGAGACCATGCGCAAAGAACTCAATGAACTTGCCGAAGAAGCCAGCAACTATAAAGAGCGTTTGTTTGAACAGCAAAAGCTGAATCTGCTGGATACCCTGACCCAATTGCCCAATCGGGCTGCGCTGGAAGAGCGTATGGAGCAGGAATTCAGGAGCTTCCAGCGCCATAAGCATCCCCTGTGGGTAGCGGTGGCCGACATAGACCACTTCAAGTCCATCAACGATAACTTTGGCCACAGCACCGGCGATAAGACTCTGCAGGTGATAGCCATGGCGCTGAAGAATTCGCTGCGGGATACTGAGTTCGTGGCCCGCTACGGTGGTGAAGAATTTGTACTGCTCATCCCAGAAGTATCAGATACTGACATAGTGCAACTGCTGAACCGGGTGCGTGAGAAAGTAAAAAATATTCCATTTAAATTTAAAAATCAGAGAATTACAGTTACAGTATCCATAGGGGCCGCACGGGTAATGGATAATGAGCTCATTCACGAAACCTTCGAGCGAGCTGACGCGGCCCTCTACAAAGCCAAACATGAGAGCAGAGACAGGGTGATTATCGACTGCTAG
- the ppnN gene encoding nucleotide 5'-monophosphate nucleosidase PpnN has translation MIVKVSPRGSMDQLSQLEVDRLKQSAKSPLYQLYRNCSLAVLASGLKSDSSSELFDKYKDFEINILQRERGVKLELINPPEQAFVDGQIIAGIQEHLFSVLRDILYIADKYDNLKHINLTNASHITNVVFDILRNARALPTKNDPNVVVCWGGHSINAIEYQYTREVGYQLGLRKLDICTGCGPGAMEGPMKGAAIGHAKQRICNARYIGLTEPSIIAAEPPNQIVNELVILPDIEKRLEAFVRLGHGIVIFPGGAGTAEELLYLLGILLNKANEHIPFPLVLTGPRESADYFIKIDEFVAATLGEEARSKYHIIIDNPDEVARVMREGMEQVKVFRKTNGDAYPYQWSLRIEPEFQLPFVPTHEVMANLHLYFQHNKAELAANLRRAFSGIVAGNVKGETIRLIKRHGPFELRGDPRLMSLMDDLLQAFVHQQRMKLPGSAYEPCYKIVK, from the coding sequence ATGATAGTGAAAGTCAGTCCCCGTGGTAGCATGGATCAGCTTTCCCAGCTGGAAGTCGATCGTCTCAAGCAAAGTGCCAAAAGTCCCCTCTATCAACTCTATCGCAACTGTTCACTGGCCGTATTGGCCTCAGGCCTGAAAAGCGACAGTTCGTCTGAGCTGTTCGATAAATACAAAGATTTTGAAATCAATATCCTGCAGCGCGAGCGCGGGGTAAAACTCGAACTTATCAACCCGCCTGAACAAGCCTTTGTCGATGGCCAGATCATCGCCGGTATTCAGGAGCATTTGTTCTCAGTGCTCAGAGACATTCTCTACATCGCCGACAAGTACGATAACCTCAAACACATCAACCTCACCAATGCCAGTCACATCACCAACGTGGTGTTTGATATCCTCAGAAACGCCCGGGCCTTGCCCACCAAGAACGATCCCAATGTGGTGGTGTGCTGGGGCGGCCACAGTATCAATGCCATCGAGTACCAGTACACCCGTGAAGTTGGTTATCAGTTGGGCTTGAGGAAGCTGGATATCTGCACCGGCTGTGGCCCCGGCGCCATGGAAGGCCCCATGAAGGGGGCGGCCATAGGTCACGCCAAACAGCGTATTTGCAACGCCCGATATATTGGCCTCACCGAGCCCAGTATTATCGCCGCCGAGCCCCCCAATCAAATCGTCAACGAATTGGTGATATTGCCGGATATCGAAAAACGGCTGGAAGCCTTTGTGCGCCTGGGGCATGGCATAGTGATTTTCCCCGGCGGGGCGGGCACCGCCGAGGAGCTCTTGTATCTGCTGGGTATCCTGCTGAACAAGGCAAACGAGCACATACCCTTTCCATTGGTATTAACCGGCCCCAGAGAAAGCGCCGACTACTTCATTAAAATTGATGAATTTGTTGCTGCGACTCTGGGGGAGGAAGCCCGCAGTAAATACCACATCATTATCGATAACCCCGATGAAGTGGCGCGGGTGATGCGTGAAGGGATGGAGCAGGTTAAGGTGTTTCGCAAGACCAATGGCGACGCCTACCCCTACCAGTGGTCACTGCGTATCGAACCTGAGTTTCAGCTGCCCTTTGTCCCCACACACGAAGTGATGGCCAACCTGCATCTGTATTTTCAACACAATAAGGCAGAACTTGCCGCTAACCTGCGCCGGGCGTTTTCAGGCATTGTTGCCGGCAACGTGAAAGGTGAAACCATTCGTCTCATCAAACGCCATGGTCCCTTTGAATTACGGGGCGATCCCAGGTTGATGTCGTTAATGGACGATTTGCTGCAGGCATTTGTCCATCAGCAGCGCATGAAGCTGCCGGGCAGCGCCTATGAACCCTGCTACAAGATAGTCAAATGA
- the xni gene encoding flap endonuclease Xni, producing the protein MNRLLIIDGLNLIRRIHAALPDEGDMDTLYERVAQACRKLLRGHQPTHCAIVWDGDAISWRKHLYEDYKKGRKPMPDALAKGLPALKTKLEALNVHSVNAESEADDVIATLACKLAANGGEAIIVSTDKGLLQLMSPHIRQWDHFAGQYFDIEAFESKLGIERHQLLDYIALCGDSGNKIPGIPGIGPKSASELLRTYRSLANLYHSLGTLGSRQANKLREGRDMARLSYKLAKLQTELPLHLKLSDLRVNPS; encoded by the coding sequence ATGAATCGCCTGCTCATCATAGATGGATTGAATCTGATCCGCCGTATTCATGCCGCCCTGCCCGATGAGGGCGACATGGATACCCTGTATGAAAGGGTTGCCCAGGCCTGCCGTAAATTACTGCGGGGCCACCAGCCCACCCACTGCGCCATCGTCTGGGATGGCGATGCCATCTCATGGCGCAAGCATCTGTACGAAGATTATAAAAAAGGCCGCAAACCCATGCCCGACGCTCTCGCCAAGGGGTTGCCGGCATTAAAAACCAAACTTGAGGCATTGAATGTGCACTCGGTTAACGCCGAATCCGAGGCAGACGATGTTATAGCCACTCTTGCCTGCAAGCTGGCGGCCAATGGCGGTGAAGCTATTATCGTGTCGACCGACAAGGGGCTGTTGCAACTGATGTCCCCCCATATCAGGCAGTGGGATCATTTCGCCGGCCAGTATTTTGATATCGAGGCTTTTGAATCCAAATTGGGTATCGAGCGCCATCAACTGCTCGATTACATTGCCCTGTGCGGTGACAGCGGCAATAAAATTCCCGGTATCCCCGGTATAGGTCCCAAGTCGGCCAGCGAATTGCTGCGCACCTATCGCAGCCTCGCCAATCTCTACCATTCCCTCGGCACCCTCGGCAGCAGGCAGGCCAATAAGTTACGCGAAGGCCGTGATATGGCACGCCTCAGCTACAAGTTGGCAAAACTGCAAACCGAACTGCCGCTGCACCTCAAACTGAGCGATCTCAGGGTCAATCCATCCTGA
- a CDS encoding DUF3192 domain-containing protein — MKSKAPVVIGSVFAAYLAFVAVVAIGYEPTPENMDWEDRQVYNNKALAELVIGQDIGSVRQLLGAPDFSEAKSIKDSALQVLFYRTHHEKSDGVTTKNECTPLLFKDNLLVAWGSDTYKQYLDEAPSGI, encoded by the coding sequence ATGAAAAGCAAGGCTCCCGTGGTGATAGGCTCCGTATTTGCGGCCTACCTGGCGTTTGTGGCTGTGGTGGCAATAGGGTACGAGCCAACACCTGAGAATATGGATTGGGAAGACAGGCAGGTATACAACAACAAGGCACTGGCCGAACTGGTGATAGGACAGGACATTGGCTCTGTGCGCCAACTGCTCGGTGCGCCGGACTTCAGCGAAGCCAAATCAATCAAAGACAGTGCTCTGCAGGTGCTCTTTTATCGCACCCACCATGAAAAATCAGATGGCGTGACCACCAAGAATGAGTGCACACCACTGTTATTCAAAGATAATTTGCTGGTTGCCTGGGGCTCAGATACTTACAAGCAATATCTGGATGAGGCCCCATCGGGCATCTGA
- a CDS encoding alpha/beta hydrolase family protein, with translation MQVQDIMKFESLKKPVIADNGSLVAVEVAPDRGDSHTLLRSTTGKRQLSIAGASKPAVSADGRYVAMVLEPSLLEKETSDAKARKKLKDGMVLVEVATGKEQRFARVKEFAFNDAGTVLAVWFDAEEDKKDKADDKAADASSVTETKAQAGEESAKKPKVDKADKGSPLTLIALESGKQLELQDVTAYTFDKKGKTAAVLVNDAAQGKHQLLSVTLSDLSQQQKYSAETEQLGALAINHDGSQIAFSAGVAADKVDERQYRLGLVNGKGDVSFALHPDAWVLNQYSRLSFSDDGERLYFGTVPEVSKVLSLQKFSDEASLYDTATIRDSRGLKLWHGDDPRIKPHEIKTYDKLKKQTLLAVWHLARNQVVQLATPEVPEAKSIEYGRFVLGSSSEPYLKEITWAGFYSDFYLIDTLSGERTAVALRQPSNSEPSISPHGRYAAYFREGQVQLLDVASKQLRALNANLDVPFADEDHDYPSDAPGYGFGPWLADESGLLVYDKYDIWQFAAADAKALKLTSGRDKGISYRVEGLYQDKDQAPATASASQSLLVKGYNERTKADGFYRITLGKEGLKTLHAKEEKLSVLARARHADTLVFSRERYDRFPDLYSANVLEVDDARRLTELDAQRSQFGWGKAELVHWTNTDGEPLDGVLIKPAGYEAGKRYPVLVYFYRFMSDRLHAFPAMNINHRPNFAWYANQGYAIFLPDIRFEVGYPGNSSVQALTSGVQKLIEMGIADPKAVGIQGHSWGGYQTAFAVTQTHIFAAAVTGAPVGNMTSAYSGIRHGTGLARQFQYETGQSRIGESLMQAPLKYVENSPVFYADRIKTPMMIMFGDKDDAVPWEQGVELYLAMRRAGKDVVLLQYEGEPHHLKQYGNKLDYSIRMKEYFDHYLKGARAPAWLEQGEPYREYAKED, from the coding sequence ATGCAAGTTCAGGACATCATGAAATTCGAATCTCTCAAAAAACCTGTGATTGCTGATAATGGCTCACTGGTGGCGGTGGAAGTTGCACCCGACAGAGGGGATAGCCATACCTTGCTGCGTTCAACCACAGGTAAACGCCAATTGAGCATTGCCGGTGCTTCAAAGCCTGCCGTCAGTGCCGATGGCCGGTATGTGGCCATGGTGCTGGAGCCTTCGCTGCTTGAAAAAGAAACCAGTGATGCCAAAGCCCGTAAAAAATTGAAGGACGGCATGGTATTGGTGGAAGTCGCCACCGGTAAAGAGCAGCGTTTTGCCCGGGTGAAGGAGTTTGCCTTCAACGATGCCGGTACTGTGCTCGCGGTCTGGTTTGATGCCGAGGAAGACAAAAAGGACAAGGCCGACGATAAGGCGGCAGATGCCTCTTCCGTGACCGAGACCAAAGCTCAAGCTGGTGAAGAGAGCGCCAAAAAGCCCAAGGTGGATAAGGCCGACAAGGGATCGCCACTGACGCTGATAGCCCTCGAGAGCGGCAAACAGCTCGAATTACAAGATGTCACTGCCTATACCTTTGACAAAAAAGGCAAAACTGCAGCGGTGTTGGTAAATGATGCTGCGCAGGGTAAGCATCAACTGCTGTCGGTTACCCTGAGTGACCTGAGCCAGCAGCAAAAGTACAGCGCCGAAACCGAGCAACTGGGGGCGCTCGCCATAAACCACGATGGCAGCCAGATTGCCTTCAGCGCCGGCGTGGCCGCCGACAAGGTGGATGAGCGTCAGTACCGTCTCGGACTTGTGAATGGCAAGGGGGACGTCAGCTTTGCCCTGCATCCCGATGCCTGGGTTCTGAACCAATATTCGCGGCTGTCGTTTTCCGATGACGGCGAGCGGCTGTATTTTGGCACTGTGCCTGAAGTCAGTAAGGTGCTTAGCCTGCAAAAGTTCAGTGATGAGGCGAGTCTGTATGACACTGCGACTATACGTGACAGCCGCGGTCTTAAGCTATGGCATGGCGATGACCCGCGGATTAAGCCCCATGAAATCAAGACCTATGACAAGCTGAAGAAGCAGACACTACTGGCCGTATGGCACCTGGCGCGCAATCAGGTTGTGCAACTTGCCACCCCTGAAGTGCCGGAAGCCAAATCCATAGAGTACGGCCGCTTTGTGCTGGGCAGCTCCAGTGAACCTTACCTGAAAGAAATCACCTGGGCGGGGTTTTACAGCGATTTTTACCTTATCGATACCCTGAGCGGGGAGCGCACGGCGGTGGCGCTGCGTCAGCCGTCAAACAGCGAGCCCAGCATTTCGCCACATGGTCGCTACGCCGCGTATTTCCGTGAGGGGCAGGTACAGCTCCTGGATGTGGCTTCAAAGCAGCTTAGGGCGTTGAATGCCAATCTTGACGTGCCATTTGCCGATGAAGACCACGACTATCCCTCCGATGCGCCGGGTTATGGTTTCGGCCCCTGGCTGGCTGATGAAAGTGGCCTGTTGGTATACGACAAATACGATATCTGGCAATTTGCTGCGGCAGATGCCAAGGCGCTTAAGCTGACTTCGGGAAGAGACAAAGGCATCAGCTACCGGGTTGAAGGTCTGTATCAGGACAAAGACCAGGCGCCTGCCACCGCGAGTGCCAGTCAGAGTCTGCTCGTGAAAGGCTACAACGAGCGCACCAAGGCCGATGGTTTCTACCGGATCACCCTGGGCAAAGAAGGCCTTAAAACCCTGCATGCCAAAGAGGAAAAACTCAGCGTACTGGCACGCGCCAGGCACGCCGATACCCTGGTATTCAGCCGTGAACGTTACGACCGTTTCCCGGACCTTTACAGCGCCAATGTGCTGGAGGTGGATGATGCCCGCCGTTTAACTGAGCTTGACGCGCAGCGCAGCCAGTTTGGCTGGGGTAAGGCCGAACTGGTGCACTGGACCAATACCGACGGTGAGCCGCTCGATGGTGTTCTTATCAAACCCGCAGGTTACGAGGCTGGTAAGCGTTACCCTGTGCTGGTGTATTTCTATCGCTTTATGAGCGACCGTTTGCATGCCTTCCCGGCGATGAACATCAACCACAGACCCAACTTTGCCTGGTACGCCAACCAGGGCTATGCCATCTTCCTGCCGGACATTCGTTTTGAGGTGGGCTATCCGGGTAACAGCTCGGTGCAGGCGTTGACCTCTGGCGTGCAAAAGCTGATTGAAATGGGGATTGCCGATCCCAAAGCCGTGGGTATTCAGGGCCACTCCTGGGGCGGTTATCAAACGGCCTTTGCCGTGACCCAGACCCACATCTTTGCCGCTGCCGTAACAGGGGCTCCCGTTGGCAACATGACCAGTGCCTACAGTGGCATTCGTCATGGCACCGGCCTTGCCCGTCAATTCCAGTATGAAACCGGCCAGAGCCGTATCGGTGAGAGTCTGATGCAGGCGCCGCTGAAATACGTGGAAAACTCGCCGGTGTTTTATGCTGACCGTATCAAGACGCCCATGATGATCATGTTCGGTGACAAGGATGATGCGGTGCCATGGGAGCAAGGGGTTGAGTTGTATCTGGCCATGCGCCGTGCCGGTAAGGATGTGGTGTTGCTGCAATACGAGGGTGAGCCTCACCATCTTAAGCAATACGGCAACAAGCTTGACTACAGTATTCGGATGAAGGAATACTTCGACCATTACCTGAAAGGTGCCAGGGCGCCAGCGTGGTTGGAGCAGGGCGAACCCTATCGCGAGTACGCCAAAGAAGACTGA